A portion of the Pseudomonadota bacterium genome contains these proteins:
- a CDS encoding IS4 family transposase yields MGAGPVRTLFGVTAERWGLESADRYRWRGLMVLGGDGVTLRVPDSSENRAEFHLPGSARRSAGYPQIRGVGLMDLRSRKLVDFDFADCKTGELTLAGPLLARVPDHSVSVLDRLYVDYNLLHGIRSRGEQRHWLLRARKNLKWKVIRRLGRGDDLVEVAISYAARRKHPELPETFLARVIRYHRKGFRRRTLLTSLLDVEQYPAAEIADLYCERWELELAYDEIKTHTLDREEAIRSKTPDAVRQEVWGLLIAYNLVRHEMECVALERGVAPRRISFLYSLRVIRDVFHWAAMAGPGSLPKMVKRMRVDVGKLILPERRTGRRYPRHVKI; encoded by the coding sequence GTGGGAGCCGGACCGGTGCGCACGCTCTTTGGGGTCACGGCAGAACGTTGGGGTTTGGAATCGGCGGATCGTTACCGATGGCGCGGCCTGATGGTGTTGGGTGGAGACGGGGTAACGCTGCGGGTGCCCGACAGTTCGGAGAACCGGGCGGAATTCCATCTTCCCGGATCGGCCAGGCGCTCGGCGGGCTATCCTCAGATACGAGGCGTTGGGTTGATGGACCTGCGCAGCCGCAAGCTGGTGGATTTCGACTTTGCCGACTGCAAGACCGGCGAGTTGACGTTGGCGGGGCCCTTGTTGGCGAGAGTCCCCGACCATTCGGTATCTGTGCTGGATCGGCTCTACGTCGACTACAATCTCTTGCACGGGATTCGCTCTCGGGGAGAGCAACGGCACTGGTTGTTGCGGGCGCGCAAGAACCTGAAGTGGAAGGTGATACGACGGCTGGGACGGGGAGACGACTTGGTCGAGGTCGCCATTTCCTACGCGGCCCGGCGCAAGCATCCCGAACTGCCGGAAACCTTTCTGGCCCGCGTTATACGCTACCACCGGAAAGGTTTTCGCCGGCGGACGCTGCTGACGTCGTTGCTGGACGTCGAGCAATACCCGGCTGCGGAAATCGCGGACTTGTACTGCGAGCGCTGGGAACTGGAGCTCGCCTACGACGAGATCAAGACCCATACCCTGGATCGGGAAGAGGCCATTCGCTCGAAGACCCCGGACGCGGTGCGGCAAGAGGTCTGGGGATTGCTGATCGCGTACAATTTGGTGCGCCACGAGATGGAATGCGTCGCGTTGGAACGAGGCGTCGCGCCCCGGCGAATCAGCTTTCTGTACTCCTTGCGGGTCATCCGAGACGTTTTCCATTGGGCGGCGATGGCGGGCCCGGGTTCCCTGCCGAAGATGGTGAAGAGGATGCGCGTCGACGTCGGGAAGCTCATTCTTCCCGAGCGACGAACCGGCCGACGCTATCCTCGTCATGTCAAAATCA